The nucleotide sequence CAGTCGCGGGGCGAGCACGAGCGCCCTGGCGAGGCTCACCCGCTGGCGCTGTCCGCCGGACAGTTCACCGGGGGCCCGTCGCGCGAAGTCCCTGGGCAGGCGCACCCGTTCAAGGATCTCGGCGACCAGGTCCCGGCGCTCCTTCGCCGACATGCCACGTCGGTGGACACGCAGTGGTTCGGCGATGCACTCGGCGACGCTCATCCGCGCGTCGAGCGAGGCGACGGGGTCCTGGAGGACCACACCGACACCGGACCGCAGGGCCCGGCGGGCGCGGGCCCTGGTCTTGGCGAGGTCGGTGCCGAACAGCGAGACCGTTCCGGCCGCGGGCTGGACGAGGCCGAGTGCGACACGGGCCACCGTCGACTTGCCGGAGCCCGACTCCCCCACGAGACCGACGGTCTCGCCGGGGTTGACCGCGAAGGACACGTCGTCGAGGGCGCGCACCGCGCCACGGCCGCGGCCGAACTGCACGGTCACGTCGCGCAGATCGACCACGGGGTCGGCGGAGGCGCGGCCTGTCCCGGTCTTCACCGGCTCCGCACCGCGCTCGGCGACGCTCAGCCGGGGTACGGCGGCGAGCAGCCGCTTGGTGTAGTCGTGGGTCGGGCGGAGCAGTACGTCCTCCACCGGTCCCGTCTCGACTATCTCGCCCTGGAGCATGACGGCCACCCGGTCGGCGAAGTCGGCGACGACGCCCATGTTGTGGGTGACCAGCAGCACGCCGGTGCCCGAGTCGACGGCGAGTTCGCGCAGCAGGTCGAGGATCTCGGCCTGCACGGTCACGTCGAGCGCCGTGGTCGGTTCGTCCGCGATCAGCAGGCTCGGACCGTTCGCGATGGCCATGGCGATGACGACGCGCTGCCGCTGTCCGCCGGAGAGCTGGAAGGGGAAGGCGGACGCCCGCTGTTCGGGGTCGGGGATGCCGACACGGCGCAGCAAGGAGACGGCTTCCTTCGCCGCGTCGGCGGCGGACAGGGAGCGGTGGTTGCGTACGACTTCGGCGATCTGTTTGCCGACGCGGGTGAGCGGGTCGAGTGCGGTCGCGGGCTCCTGGAAGACCATCGAGACCTTGCGGCCGCGCAGCTTGGCGAGGTCCGCTTCGGAGGCGGCGACGACATCGGTCGTACCGACCGATGCGCGGCCCGTGGCGCGGGCGTTGCCGGGCAGCAGTCCGATCGCGGCGAGCGCGACCGTCGACTTGCCCGAGCCGGACTCACCGACCAGCGCGAGCGTTTCGCCGGGCCGTACGTGCAGCGACACTCCGCGTACGGCGGGCACGTCGCCGTTCTCGGTGGTGAACGTGACGCCGAGGCCGTCGAGTTCGAGGATGGGCTCGGCGGTCACTGCGGTCGCTTCGGTGGCGGTCATCCGCGTCCCCTCACGTCGAATGCGTCACGGAGGCCGTCGCCGATGGCGTTGAAGGCGCACACGACCAGGATGATGGCGAGGCCGGGCGGCAGGATGAGCCACCAGCGCCCGGAGTAGGCGGCGTTGAGGCCTGCGGAGAGCATGCCGCCCCAGTCGGTCGCGGGTGGCTGGGCGCCGAGGCCGAGGTACGACACGTACGCGACGAGCAGGATCGCGTCGGCGACCTGGAAGGTCGCGGCGACGACGATGGTCGAGATGGAGTTGGGCAGGATGTGGCGGCCGATCGCGCGGCTGTGGGTGCCGCCGATGGCGCGCAGGGTGAGCACGTAGTCGCGGCTCTTCAGGGTGAGGGTCTCCGCCCGGATGAGCCGGGAGGGGACGAGCCACGAGACCAGTCCGATGATGACGACGAGGCCCCAGACCCCCGGGTTGGAGATCGCGGAGATCACCAGGAGGATGAAGAGCGCGGGGATCGCGATGCCCGCGTCGACGATGCGCATCATGACGGCGTCGATCCAGCCGCCCGCGTACCCCGCGGTCGCGCCCCAGAGGGTGCCGATGACGGTCGCGAGCAGTCCGGACGCGAGGCCGACGATGAGTGACACCTTGCCGCCGAACATCAGCCGGCCGAACTCGTCGTGCCCCACGGCGTCGGTGCCGAACAGGTGCTTGCCGCTCGGGGAGAGGTTCACCTGGGAGAGCGTGGTGTGCGTCTGGTCCGTGGAGTACACGAGCGGTCCGACGAAGCAGAAGAGCACGAACAGGACGACGACGGCGAGCCCCACGACGGCGAGCCGGTTGCGGGCGAACCTGCGGGCGACGAGGCGCAGTCCGGTGGCGGGAGCGCCGGGACGTCCCTGGGCGGACGCCCGGGTGCCGGGGGCCTGGCCCGGCTGCAGTACGGCGCTCATGCGCGACCTGCCTTCACTCGTGGATCGATGATCCGCTGGACGACGTCGGCGAGGAGCGTGCCGACGACGGTCGCGAGCGCGATGACGAGGACGCAACCGAGCAGGACCGGATAGTCGGACGACTGGGCGGCGGACCAGAACAGCAGTCCCATGCCCGGGTAGTTGAAGAGCTGCTCCACCACCAGCGCACCGCCGAAGAGCACGGGTACGTAGTAGCCGAGCATCGCGACGACGGACGTCAGCGAGTTGCGCAGGACGTGCCGGCGCAGCAGGGCCCCCTGCCGCGAACCGCCGGCCCTGGCGGTGCGTACGTAGTCCTCGGAGAGGTTCTCCAGGGTGGCGGCGCGCATGTACCTGCTGAACACGGCGACCATGGAGGCGGCGCCCGCCACGACCGGCAGGACGAGTCCCGCCGGGTCGGCGAACACCTGCCCGAGCGTGTCGCCTTGGGGTGCCTGGGCCGGGAACCAGTTCAGGACCTGGCTGAAGACCAGGACGAGCACGAGGCCGAGGAAGTACACCGGGGTCGAGTAGGCGATGAAGCTCAGTGTGGTGCCGATGTAGTCGACGGGCTTGTTGCGCCGGACGGCCTGCGCCATCCCGAGCGGGATCGCGAGGAGCAGTCCGAGGACGGCCGACAGCACGGTGAGCACGAGTGTCTTGGGCAGACGCTGTGCGATGAGCTGTGACACGGGCTCGT is from Streptomyces sp. NBC_00370 and encodes:
- a CDS encoding ABC transporter ATP-binding protein, whose product is MTATEATAVTAEPILELDGLGVTFTTENGDVPAVRGVSLHVRPGETLALVGESGSGKSTVALAAIGLLPGNARATGRASVGTTDVVAASEADLAKLRGRKVSMVFQEPATALDPLTRVGKQIAEVVRNHRSLSAADAAKEAVSLLRRVGIPDPEQRASAFPFQLSGGQRQRVVIAMAIANGPSLLIADEPTTALDVTVQAEILDLLRELAVDSGTGVLLVTHNMGVVADFADRVAVMLQGEIVETGPVEDVLLRPTHDYTKRLLAAVPRLSVAERGAEPVKTGTGRASADPVVDLRDVTVQFGRGRGAVRALDDVSFAVNPGETVGLVGESGSGKSTVARVALGLVQPAAGTVSLFGTDLAKTRARARRALRSGVGVVLQDPVASLDARMSVAECIAEPLRVHRRGMSAKERRDLVAEILERVRLPRDFARRAPGELSGGQRQRVSLARALVLAPRLLVADEPTSALDVSVQETVLEVISELKDELGFACLFVSHDLAVVQQFSERVVVMRAGRIEEEGATEATLSHPETDYTRRLLAAVPVPDPILQRRRRADRQAALAAGGSDASVTAEVDGGSDVEA
- a CDS encoding ABC transporter permease — its product is MSAVLQPGQAPGTRASAQGRPGAPATGLRLVARRFARNRLAVVGLAVVVLFVLFCFVGPLVYSTDQTHTTLSQVNLSPSGKHLFGTDAVGHDEFGRLMFGGKVSLIVGLASGLLATVIGTLWGATAGYAGGWIDAVMMRIVDAGIAIPALFILLVISAISNPGVWGLVVIIGLVSWLVPSRLIRAETLTLKSRDYVLTLRAIGGTHSRAIGRHILPNSISTIVVAATFQVADAILLVAYVSYLGLGAQPPATDWGGMLSAGLNAAYSGRWWLILPPGLAIILVVCAFNAIGDGLRDAFDVRGRG
- a CDS encoding ABC transporter permease, coding for MPTFLYLTRRVLQAVVVLFIVTVVVFCLLHALPGGPARGILGPQATAQQIADFNHQQGLDKPLPVQYVYYLGTLLRGDLGTSYTLNEPVSQLIAQRLPKTLVLTVLSAVLGLLLAIPLGMAQAVRRNKPVDYIGTTLSFIAYSTPVYFLGLVLVLVFSQVLNWFPAQAPQGDTLGQVFADPAGLVLPVVAGAASMVAVFSRYMRAATLENLSEDYVRTARAGGSRQGALLRRHVLRNSLTSVVAMLGYYVPVLFGGALVVEQLFNYPGMGLLFWSAAQSSDYPVLLGCVLVIALATVVGTLLADVVQRIIDPRVKAGRA